In one Lolium rigidum isolate FL_2022 chromosome 3, APGP_CSIRO_Lrig_0.1, whole genome shotgun sequence genomic region, the following are encoded:
- the LOC124704262 gene encoding uncharacterized protein LOC124704262 isoform X2, whose amino-acid sequence MERRKKQRSGVQQADFFAWGEEQDFLLGQSVASRLSSVEYSRSNLKWMDASRIVRSRKEFHQRSSQLQLVCLDMELPNMSSSVFSIKEEQSHMSLQINSSYLDEPLIQEHEQLALGPKLQRIRVQKSRVSR is encoded by the exons ATGGAAAGGAGGAAGAAGCAAAGATCAG GTGTTCAGCAAGCGGATTTTTTTGCTTGGGGTGAAGAGCAGGATTTCCTTCTCGGCCAGTCAGTCGCCAGTAGGCTGTCTTCAGTAGAGTACTCG AGGTCAAATCTGAAATGGATGGATGCAAGTAGAATTGTCCGGAGCCGGAAGGAATTTCACCAACGGAGTTCACAACTTCAGCTTGTTTGTCTGGATATGGAATTGCCGAATATGTCTTCTTCAG TCTTCTCGATAAAAGAAGAACAAAGTCACATGTCTTTGCAAATCAACTCTTCATACTTGGATGAACCGCTAATTCAA GAACACGAACAACtcgccttag gaccGAAACTTCAGCGAATCCGTGTTCAAAAATCAAGAGTTAGTAGATGA
- the LOC124704262 gene encoding uncharacterized protein LOC124704262 isoform X5, with translation MERRKKQRSGVQQADFFAWGEEQDFLLGQSVASRLSSVEYSRSNLKWMDASRIVRSRKEFHQRSSQLQLVCLDMELPNMSSSGTRTTRLRASPTV, from the exons ATGGAAAGGAGGAAGAAGCAAAGATCAG GTGTTCAGCAAGCGGATTTTTTTGCTTGGGGTGAAGAGCAGGATTTCCTTCTCGGCCAGTCAGTCGCCAGTAGGCTGTCTTCAGTAGAGTACTCG AGGTCAAATCTGAAATGGATGGATGCAAGTAGAATTGTCCGGAGCCGGAAGGAATTTCACCAACGGAGTTCACAACTTCAGCTTGTTTGTCTGGATATGGAATTGCCGAATATGTCTTCTTCAG GAACACGAACAACtcgccttagggcatctccaaccgtgtGA
- the LOC124704262 gene encoding uncharacterized protein LOC124704262 isoform X4, protein MERRKKQRSGVQQADFFAWGEEQDFLLGQSVASRLSSVEYSRSNLKWMDASRIVRSRKEFHQRSSQLQLVCLDMELPNMSSSVFSIKEEQSHMSLQINSSYLDEPLIQMKFLQDIIVGGV, encoded by the exons ATGGAAAGGAGGAAGAAGCAAAGATCAG GTGTTCAGCAAGCGGATTTTTTTGCTTGGGGTGAAGAGCAGGATTTCCTTCTCGGCCAGTCAGTCGCCAGTAGGCTGTCTTCAGTAGAGTACTCG AGGTCAAATCTGAAATGGATGGATGCAAGTAGAATTGTCCGGAGCCGGAAGGAATTTCACCAACGGAGTTCACAACTTCAGCTTGTTTGTCTGGATATGGAATTGCCGAATATGTCTTCTTCAG TCTTCTCGATAAAAGAAGAACAAAGTCACATGTCTTTGCAAATCAACTCTTCATACTTGGATGAACCGCTAATTCAA ATGAAATTTTTGCAGGATATCATCGTTGGAGGAGTATGA
- the LOC124704262 gene encoding uncharacterized protein LOC124704262 isoform X1, with protein MERRKKQRSGVQQADFFAWGEEQDFLLGQSVASRLSSVEYSRSNLKWMDASRIVRSRKEFHQRSSQLQLVCLDMELPNMSSSVFSIKEEQSHMSLQINSSYLDEPLIQHPVKVPTGRPHSQNGHRHNSFLVQAIWPSAKLPGDSGEGDKWSKKKTYANRLGRCQAVGIGLTPLPPPSRRNLPDRRARPSADGLGCADDGCRHKTPCANGPSCADSPSIRLPGADSVPMASIKSIRHRS; from the exons ATGGAAAGGAGGAAGAAGCAAAGATCAG GTGTTCAGCAAGCGGATTTTTTTGCTTGGGGTGAAGAGCAGGATTTCCTTCTCGGCCAGTCAGTCGCCAGTAGGCTGTCTTCAGTAGAGTACTCG AGGTCAAATCTGAAATGGATGGATGCAAGTAGAATTGTCCGGAGCCGGAAGGAATTTCACCAACGGAGTTCACAACTTCAGCTTGTTTGTCTGGATATGGAATTGCCGAATATGTCTTCTTCAG TCTTCTCGATAAAAGAAGAACAAAGTCACATGTCTTTGCAAATCAACTCTTCATACTTGGATGAACCGCTAATTCAA CacccagtcaaggtgccgacagGACGTCCGCACAGCCAGAATGGCCATCGGCACAATTCGTTCTTGGTACAGGCCATTTGGCCGTCCGCAAAGTTACCAG GCGATTCGGGGGAGGGGGATAAGtggagcaaaaaaaaaacttatgccAACAGGCTGGGCCGATgccaggccgtcggcatagggctgACGCCGTTGCCCCCTCCATCACGACGCAACCTCCCGGATCGACGTGCTAGACCCTCTGCTGATGGGCTGGGTTGTGCGGACGATGGCTGTCGGCACAAGACTCCCTGTGCCAACGGGCCAAGTTGTGCCGACAGTCCTTCTATTCGCCTGCCAGGAGCGGATTCTGTGCCGATGGCCTCGATAAAAAGCATTCGGCACAGGTCCTAG
- the LOC124704262 gene encoding uncharacterized protein LOC124704262 isoform X3: MERRKKQRSGVQQADFFAWGEEQDFLLGQSVASRLSSVEYSRSNLKWMDASRIVRSRKEFHQRSSQLQLVCLDMELPNMSSSACLTTAPSQGADRTSAQPEWPSAQFVLGTGHLAVRKVTRRFGGGG, from the exons ATGGAAAGGAGGAAGAAGCAAAGATCAG GTGTTCAGCAAGCGGATTTTTTTGCTTGGGGTGAAGAGCAGGATTTCCTTCTCGGCCAGTCAGTCGCCAGTAGGCTGTCTTCAGTAGAGTACTCG AGGTCAAATCTGAAATGGATGGATGCAAGTAGAATTGTCCGGAGCCGGAAGGAATTTCACCAACGGAGTTCACAACTTCAGCTTGTTTGTCTGGATATGGAATTGCCGAATATGTCTTCTTCAG CATGCCTCACTACAGCacccagtcaaggtgccgacagGACGTCCGCACAGCCAGAATGGCCATCGGCACAATTCGTTCTTGGTACAGGCCATTTGGCCGTCCGCAAAGTTACCAG GCGATTCGGGGGAGGGGGATAA